From Acidobacteriota bacterium, a single genomic window includes:
- a CDS encoding GMC family oxidoreductase, giving the protein MAKVYDVVVVGSGAAGGMAATQLCLKGLKVLMLERGPKFNIATDFEHHRKPYNFPFRGEIRPSERAIYNYTADEWNKKHFVNELENPYTGKKFVWVRAQAVGGKTLHWGLVSLRFSPRDFKAASHDGVGSDWPISYEDVEPYYSKVEDWIGVCGHTDRLENNPDSHFLPPIPLTCAENIFKGQIESKFGGRPVIQGRSATVTKPGFHGRVPCHWCGHCGRVCNVSASFSSAGVLLPIAEKTGNLTTRTNAVVWKVTADSENRAKSVVFIDRITRQVEEVYGKVIVMGAGTLDTTRILLNSRSDDHPDGLGNSSGVLGKYFCEQIMAGSISGIIPRLKGNTNRGGDAHPEGGGIYIPRFRNLKEKQKNFVRGYGYEGGGGSSEFPGFANKIPGFGAEFKEEVKKYYATVISIGSFGEVVPRAENHVEIDPVVHDAWGIPVLKFGVEWGPNELAMARDANDAQREMFERAGIEIIGERTTPLQPGWSIHSAGTARMGDDPKTSYLNKFNQSHDIKNLFVADASCFVNSTEKNPTLTILALSMRTADYIAEQMRTGTLS; this is encoded by the coding sequence ATGGCCAAAGTGTATGACGTTGTGGTTGTGGGATCAGGCGCCGCCGGGGGCATGGCGGCCACGCAACTGTGCTTGAAAGGGCTTAAGGTCCTCATGCTCGAGCGGGGACCGAAGTTCAATATCGCTACGGATTTCGAGCATCACCGGAAACCGTACAATTTTCCATTTCGCGGCGAAATCCGCCCTTCAGAGCGGGCCATTTATAACTATACGGCCGACGAGTGGAACAAAAAGCACTTTGTGAATGAGCTTGAAAATCCCTACACAGGCAAGAAGTTTGTGTGGGTTCGCGCGCAGGCCGTCGGCGGCAAGACGCTCCATTGGGGGCTCGTTTCGCTCCGTTTCAGCCCGCGGGATTTCAAAGCCGCCAGCCATGACGGTGTCGGCTCTGATTGGCCTATTTCCTACGAAGACGTTGAACCCTATTACAGCAAAGTTGAAGACTGGATTGGAGTCTGCGGCCATACGGACCGCCTGGAGAACAATCCAGACAGCCATTTTCTTCCGCCGATCCCGCTGACCTGCGCGGAAAACATATTCAAGGGGCAGATCGAGAGCAAATTTGGGGGCCGGCCTGTCATTCAGGGTCGCTCGGCGACGGTGACCAAGCCGGGTTTCCACGGACGCGTTCCGTGCCATTGGTGCGGCCACTGCGGGCGGGTTTGCAACGTCTCTGCCTCTTTCAGTTCGGCGGGCGTGTTGCTCCCGATTGCCGAAAAGACGGGCAACCTGACCACGCGCACCAACGCCGTCGTCTGGAAGGTGACTGCCGATAGTGAGAATCGCGCGAAAAGCGTGGTTTTCATTGATCGCATCACGCGCCAGGTGGAAGAGGTTTACGGCAAAGTGATCGTGATGGGCGCGGGAACGCTCGACACCACGCGCATCCTTCTGAACTCCCGGAGCGATGATCACCCCGACGGTCTGGGCAATTCCAGCGGCGTGCTGGGTAAATATTTTTGCGAGCAGATCATGGCCGGCAGCATTTCCGGGATCATACCGAGGCTGAAAGGAAACACCAACCGCGGCGGCGACGCCCACCCGGAGGGTGGAGGCATCTACATCCCACGCTTCCGCAACCTGAAAGAGAAGCAGAAGAACTTTGTGCGCGGGTATGGATACGAGGGTGGTGGGGGGAGCAGCGAGTTCCCCGGTTTTGCGAACAAAATTCCCGGCTTTGGCGCCGAGTTCAAAGAGGAAGTAAAAAAATACTATGCGACGGTGATCAGCATCGGATCATTCGGCGAAGTCGTGCCGCGGGCGGAAAATCACGTAGAGATCGATCCCGTGGTCCACGATGCCTGGGGCATTCCCGTCCTCAAGTTTGGAGTGGAATGGGGACCGAACGAACTGGCCATGGCCCGGGATGCCAACGACGCCCAGCGGGAGATGTTTGAAAGGGCAGGGATCGAGATCATCGGCGAGCGGACTACGCCCTTGCAGCCCGGTTGGAGCATCCATTCGGCCGGGACAGCGCGCATGGGGGACGACCCGAAAACATCATACCTGAACAAGTTCAACCAGTCGCATGACATCAAGAACCTTTTTGTGGCGGACGCTTCGTGCTTTGTGAATTCGACGGAGAAGAACCCGACGCTCACGATTCTGGCGCTCTCCATGCGGACCGCTGACTATATCGCCGAACAAATGCGCACTGGGACTCTCAGCTAA
- a CDS encoding PKD domain-containing protein, whose protein sequence is MKETASKFFHLFFPGLVVFIIVVFATPEPATAAVSLRNSQLTVSVDPHNGSYAIQAKGSESAVFQAVVGAEVNHHWLVSSDYPSHQAAQSTFQDALGSGQQAAITFSGLKSAPDLVCILRLYNDFPYGTVMVKVANHTAKSVMVEAIRDLDAIGNPRISLGSTEGADRVMFESYSEDPTIHIGGLDQAPKGTYFGVRDGLVYNLNSQQSLLVAALTEDRFMTSLHLKVEKPPMGSSSISSFTVDSTGTTEGVLQRDNIAPDQQVELSLPVAPGKELSSETVMFAAGADYHAQLEVYGAAARRLHDARVSSQPPMGWWSWTAFYAGVNEGEVLTNANWLANHLESLGFNFCHIDEGYDYARGEYTTANATQFPDGMRNLGYKITHMGLRLGVWTAPFEVSERAWVYQHHKDWLVHDAKGRPIRIAYVHRGVDPLYALDTTNPGAQAYLRETYRVLTREWGVRYIKLDFMDSSAIEGYFYRPHTTALEAERIGLKIIRDAVGDGVLLDKDGSPMLAPVGLVDEGRIAPDTGHSFIASKDADPNIAARYYMNRNFYISDPDAFSVSMEVEPQQTWHNRRQPLTLDEAEVQAVIAAVAGGMYDIGDDLPTLASTPDRLALVENRNLLTMVALRRAATPLDLMSYSAQDEMPSIYFLKEDARQSMLALFNWTEAPRSHMLNLTDLGLAQGASFEAYDALHADAPIAIEAGSISIKQQPPHSVRLIKIINTSVAAAAPSVTLRAPASVGPGQAVRLQAVAATDGVPALSYHWDLGDGTTASGPEVSHAFTRAADYKVKLTVDGMDGLPAEKGITIAVQGTLKTAFTLDENRRYVGPGGK, encoded by the coding sequence ATGAAAGAGACAGCATCTAAGTTCTTTCATCTTTTTTTTCCAGGTCTGGTTGTATTTATTATCGTTGTATTTGCCACCCCTGAGCCAGCAACTGCGGCAGTTTCACTGCGCAATTCGCAGTTGACCGTCTCCGTCGATCCCCATAACGGTTCGTACGCCATTCAGGCGAAAGGTTCGGAGTCGGCCGTCTTCCAGGCGGTCGTCGGTGCAGAAGTCAATCACCATTGGCTGGTGTCGAGCGACTATCCGAGTCATCAGGCGGCCCAGAGCACTTTTCAGGATGCCCTGGGTTCTGGCCAGCAGGCCGCCATCACTTTCAGCGGCCTTAAGTCGGCGCCCGATCTGGTCTGCATCCTGCGCCTGTATAATGACTTTCCCTACGGCACGGTAATGGTTAAGGTGGCGAACCACACCGCGAAATCCGTCATGGTGGAAGCCATCCGTGACCTCGATGCCATCGGCAACCCACGGATCAGCCTGGGAAGCACAGAGGGCGCAGACCGCGTGATGTTTGAAAGTTACAGCGAGGATCCCACCATCCACATCGGCGGCCTTGATCAGGCGCCGAAAGGGACCTACTTCGGAGTGCGTGACGGCCTGGTGTACAACCTCAACAGCCAACAGAGTCTTTTGGTGGCCGCGCTTACGGAAGACCGCTTTATGACTTCGCTGCACTTGAAGGTGGAAAAACCTCCTATGGGGTCTTCGAGCATCAGCTCGTTTACCGTCGATTCCACCGGAACCACGGAGGGCGTGCTCCAAAGGGACAATATCGCTCCGGATCAGCAGGTCGAGTTGAGCCTTCCTGTTGCTCCAGGGAAGGAGTTGAGCTCAGAGACTGTGATGTTCGCCGCAGGAGCGGATTATCATGCGCAATTGGAAGTCTACGGAGCGGCTGCGCGGCGATTGCACGATGCTCGAGTTTCAAGCCAGCCGCCCATGGGCTGGTGGAGTTGGACGGCGTTCTACGCGGGCGTGAATGAAGGCGAGGTGCTGACGAACGCCAACTGGCTTGCAAATCATCTCGAGTCACTCGGCTTCAATTTCTGCCATATCGACGAAGGATACGATTACGCCCGCGGCGAATACACGACTGCCAACGCCACTCAGTTCCCTGACGGCATGCGCAATTTGGGTTACAAAATCACTCACATGGGCCTGCGCCTGGGCGTCTGGACTGCTCCGTTTGAGGTGTCGGAGCGCGCCTGGGTCTACCAGCATCACAAGGACTGGCTGGTTCATGATGCCAAGGGACGGCCCATCCGGATTGCGTACGTCCACCGTGGCGTTGATCCCCTCTACGCGCTGGACACCACTAATCCGGGCGCACAGGCGTATCTTCGCGAGACCTATCGCGTTCTAACGCGTGAGTGGGGCGTGCGCTACATCAAGCTCGACTTCATGGACTCCTCCGCCATTGAAGGCTACTTTTACCGCCCGCACACCACAGCGCTTGAAGCGGAGCGGATTGGGCTCAAAATCATCCGCGACGCTGTGGGTGATGGCGTGCTGCTGGATAAGGACGGGAGCCCCATGCTGGCTCCCGTCGGCCTGGTAGATGAAGGGCGGATCGCTCCGGACACGGGCCATTCGTTTATAGCCAGCAAGGACGCTGACCCCAACATCGCTGCCCGCTACTACATGAACAGGAATTTCTACATCAGCGACCCGGACGCCTTCAGCGTGTCAATGGAGGTGGAGCCACAACAGACATGGCATAACCGAAGACAGCCGTTGACCCTTGATGAGGCTGAGGTGCAGGCGGTGATTGCGGCGGTTGCTGGTGGAATGTATGACATCGGCGACGACCTTCCAACGCTGGCTTCCACGCCTGACCGCCTGGCGCTGGTGGAAAACAGGAACCTGCTGACGATGGTGGCGTTGAGGCGGGCGGCGACGCCGCTTGACCTGATGAGCTATTCCGCGCAGGATGAGATGCCCAGCATATATTTTCTGAAGGAGGATGCCCGCCAGTCCATGCTGGCGCTTTTCAACTGGACGGAGGCGCCGCGCTCACACATGCTCAACCTCACTGACCTCGGCCTTGCGCAGGGTGCTTCCTTTGAAGCGTACGACGCCCTCCACGCCGATGCGCCGATTGCCATCGAGGCTGGGAGCATCAGCATTAAACAGCAGCCGCCGCATTCGGTACGCCTGATTAAGATCATCAATACTTCGGTTGCGGCCGCCGCGCCTTCTGTTACGTTGAGGGCTCCGGCTTCGGTTGGGCCGGGGCAAGCTGTCAGGCTTCAGGCGGTTGCCGCCACCGATGGCGTCCCGGCGCTTTCCTACCACTGGGATTTGGGCGATGGAACAACCGCCAGCGGACCGGAGGTCAGCCACGCCTTCACTCGGGCTGCGGACTACAAGGTGAAGTTGACAGTCGATGGCATGGACGGGCTTCCGGCAGAGAAAGGAATTACGATTGCAGTGCAGGGCACGCTGAAAACTGCTTTCACCCTGGATGAAAACCGGCGTTACGTGGGCCCCGGCGGCAAGTAA
- a CDS encoding gluconate 2-dehydrogenase subunit 3 family protein, with product MTKRIEEEANQGRRGVLKTLVMGAGGLTTLPILGQARPARTAMPAMSGMDMSSDDVDAIAQTGANWKPQFFDAHQNETLIALTDLIIPTTDTPGAKSALVNRYLDLRYNEESSENQQEIIQALAWFDGRSLALHNKPFVSLNEAQQTDLLKPLADPAKARPEDEAGVKAFSFIKGLTIFGYYTSKIGLDQELQYQGDTYNMSFPGACTHPEHQS from the coding sequence ATGACAAAAAGAATTGAAGAGGAAGCCAACCAGGGGCGCCGCGGCGTACTGAAAACTCTTGTGATGGGTGCAGGTGGGTTGACGACCCTGCCCATTCTTGGCCAGGCGCGACCCGCTCGCACAGCCATGCCTGCAATGTCCGGCATGGACATGTCATCGGACGACGTGGATGCCATCGCACAGACCGGCGCCAACTGGAAGCCGCAGTTCTTTGACGCTCACCAAAACGAAACGCTGATCGCCTTGACTGACCTGATCATCCCGACGACGGATACGCCCGGCGCCAAGTCTGCGTTGGTGAACCGCTACCTTGACCTGAGGTACAACGAAGAGAGCTCTGAAAATCAGCAGGAAATCATCCAGGCACTGGCATGGTTCGATGGCCGCAGCCTGGCATTGCACAACAAACCGTTTGTCAGCCTCAACGAGGCCCAGCAGACGGACTTGCTGAAACCTCTTGCCGATCCCGCGAAGGCACGGCCGGAAGATGAGGCCGGCGTGAAAGCTTTCAGTTTTATTAAAGGATTGACAATCTTCGGATACTACACCTCCAAAATCGGCCTCGACCAGGAATTGCAATACCAGGGAGATACTTACAACATGTCGTTCCCGGGGGCATGCACTCATCCCGAACATCAATCGTGA
- a CDS encoding carbohydrate kinase family protein, giving the protein MAQFDVTVAGELNLDLILYGLPDELEPEKELLASDLALTLGSSSAIFAHNLAVIGNQVGFISRIGADPLGEIALERLASGGVDVSRVRSVAGATKTGLTVIVTGTGSRRILTYPGAMFEMGYDDLDLDYLRSGKHFHLSSFYLHRALRPRIPNLFEHMKRAGLGTSLDTNDDPDDRWEGLEDVLPFVDVLLVNEREAEKIAGEGGLEAAMEKLAGRVQMVAVKLGAKGARARRGKREWTHAGYAVDAVDPVGAGDSFDAGFLDRYVRGADLQACLAGGNLAGAFSTTRPGGTEAFRDKSKWQEFLQKHKNEAAA; this is encoded by the coding sequence ATGGCTCAATTCGACGTGACGGTGGCCGGCGAACTGAACCTTGACCTGATCCTCTATGGTTTGCCGGACGAACTGGAGCCAGAAAAGGAGCTTCTGGCCAGCGATCTTGCCCTGACCCTGGGAAGTTCTTCCGCCATATTTGCCCACAATCTGGCGGTGATCGGCAACCAAGTCGGTTTCATTTCGCGTATTGGCGCCGATCCACTGGGAGAGATCGCTCTGGAGAGGCTTGCGTCTGGCGGTGTGGATGTCAGCCGGGTGCGAAGCGTGGCGGGAGCAACCAAGACGGGGTTGACTGTTATCGTTACAGGAACTGGCAGCCGGCGAATTTTAACCTATCCCGGTGCGATGTTTGAAATGGGATACGATGACCTTGACCTTGATTACCTCCGTTCCGGCAAGCACTTCCATCTTTCTTCGTTTTACCTGCACCGCGCGCTGCGGCCGCGCATCCCGAACCTGTTTGAACATATGAAGCGGGCTGGCCTCGGCACCTCGCTTGACACAAACGACGACCCGGACGACCGCTGGGAGGGCCTCGAGGACGTTCTCCCCTTTGTGGATGTTCTATTGGTGAATGAACGAGAGGCAGAGAAGATTGCGGGCGAAGGCGGCCTCGAAGCAGCCATGGAAAAACTGGCGGGCCGGGTGCAGATGGTTGCCGTCAAACTTGGGGCAAAGGGCGCGCGGGCGCGCCGCGGCAAGCGGGAATGGACGCACGCTGGATATGCCGTAGACGCCGTTGATCCTGTGGGCGCGGGTGACAGTTTCGACGCTGGTTTCCTGGACAGGTACGTTCGCGGTGCCGACCTGCAGGCGTGCCTGGCGGGTGGCAATCTTGCAGGCGCGTTTTCAACCACGCGGCCGGGCGGTACGGAGGCGTTCCGCGACAAGTCGAAATGGCAGGAATTTCTGCAAAAACACAAGAATGAGGCGGCAGCATGA
- a CDS encoding SIS domain-containing protein codes for MNDTLEGRGHRSYAEIMSEPGVWAATLQELEEHGRYEEVLRPLDKADEWIFVGCGSSYYVAQTAAWSWTAVTGQRAKAVPASELLFYPDHVLGNGKCQPVLISRSGHTTEMLMAADYLEKERGIRTLAVSCATGKDLEKRVTSTLLLPAADELSTVMTRSFSTMLLGLQALAGWAGGRKDFLQALKQMPGQAQRALGRLQPCIEKFASSNEFADYVFMGQGPFFGIASEGQLKVTEMSCSYAQVFHTLEFRHGPKSIVSPQTLLTFFLAESTGTSEQEVLEEMKELGGKTLVITNRANDKVRSAADVLVELQLDVPEVARLAPHILAAQLLGLYLGLKRGFDPDEPRHLSRVVVLKRKAG; via the coding sequence GTGAACGACACGTTAGAGGGCCGAGGGCATCGAAGTTACGCAGAGATCATGTCAGAGCCCGGCGTCTGGGCGGCTACTCTGCAGGAACTTGAAGAGCACGGCCGCTATGAGGAAGTCCTGAGGCCGCTGGATAAGGCTGATGAGTGGATTTTTGTTGGTTGTGGGTCAAGCTACTACGTGGCGCAGACCGCCGCGTGGAGTTGGACTGCCGTCACAGGACAACGGGCAAAGGCTGTGCCGGCGTCTGAACTCCTGTTTTATCCGGATCATGTGCTGGGAAATGGCAAGTGCCAGCCCGTCCTGATTTCGCGCTCGGGGCACACGACCGAGATGCTGATGGCGGCTGATTATCTGGAGAAGGAACGGGGCATCCGGACACTTGCGGTTAGCTGCGCAACGGGAAAGGATCTTGAAAAGCGGGTGACCTCCACCCTGCTGCTACCAGCGGCTGACGAGTTGAGCACCGTGATGACGCGTTCGTTCAGCACGATGCTTCTGGGCCTACAGGCGCTGGCCGGCTGGGCCGGCGGGCGCAAGGATTTTCTGCAGGCGCTAAAGCAGATGCCGGGACAGGCACAGCGCGCGCTGGGAAGGTTGCAGCCGTGCATTGAAAAGTTTGCGAGCTCCAACGAATTTGCGGACTATGTTTTTATGGGGCAAGGGCCGTTTTTCGGGATCGCGTCAGAAGGGCAGTTAAAGGTCACAGAAATGTCCTGCTCTTATGCGCAGGTTTTTCATACGTTGGAATTTCGCCACGGCCCAAAATCGATTGTGAGCCCGCAAACGCTGCTGACTTTCTTTCTCGCTGAGAGCACTGGAACTTCCGAGCAGGAAGTGCTGGAAGAGATGAAGGAACTGGGCGGCAAGACACTGGTGATTACCAACCGCGCGAATGACAAAGTTCGCAGTGCCGCCGACGTGCTGGTTGAACTTCAACTGGACGTTCCTGAAGTGGCGCGCCTGGCGCCTCACATTCTGGCCGCGCAGCTATTAGGCCTATACCTTGGACTCAAGCGAGGGTTTGATCCCGACGAACCTCGGCATTTGAGCCGCGTGGTTGTGCTGAAGAGGAAGGCTGGATAG
- a CDS encoding YjbQ family protein: MIIKLEKIKLQSRKSEEAINITPKVDEVIRQSGVKQGLVNVMTCHTSSGLLVTEGIPCLEEDILTHFSRLFPEDENYHHRRYLDYDGRLGFNAETHLKSILGGISCSFPIEGGKMVRGSRQTIYFMEYDGPLLRTYMVQVMGE; this comes from the coding sequence ATGATTATCAAGCTTGAAAAGATTAAGCTCCAGTCGCGGAAGTCAGAAGAGGCCATCAATATCACGCCAAAGGTGGATGAAGTAATCCGGCAGAGCGGCGTGAAGCAGGGTCTCGTGAACGTGATGACCTGCCATACCTCTTCGGGATTGCTGGTGACGGAAGGCATTCCGTGCCTGGAAGAAGACATTTTGACGCACTTCAGCCGGCTGTTTCCTGAGGACGAGAATTATCATCATCGACGTTATCTCGACTACGACGGGCGGCTGGGCTTCAACGCCGAAACGCATCTGAAGAGCATCCTGGGCGGCATCAGTTGTTCATTCCCCATCGAGGGCGGCAAGATGGTGCGCGGGTCGCGGCAGACCATCTACTTCATGGAATACGATGGCCCCTTGCTTCGGACCTACATGGTCCAGGTGATGGGCGAGTAA
- a CDS encoding amidohydrolase yields the protein MRIDFHTHPVLIQEMVDKYPNYARMSRDVFQIGNNFQPLETFYLQMDVAGIDRAVLLPIDCERARGDAVSSNEQVAELCAVSGRFIGFASVDPLKTGAAKELEHAVRKMGLKGLKLDAALQDFELRDSKVYELYEVALGLNIPVLIHTGMSWAPSTLIERGHPMLLEEAIARFKKLNFVLAHWGWPWVWEATALALKYPNVYLDTSCLYYDSPKEFYQFVFSKQIPTTVLERSLRNRMVFGSNYPRVEIKNMVHALGTLALTEGCLKKVFEENPGRLLGLK from the coding sequence ATGAGAATCGATTTCCATACGCACCCGGTACTGATTCAGGAAATGGTGGACAAGTATCCCAACTACGCGCGCATGTCGCGCGACGTTTTTCAGATTGGCAACAACTTCCAGCCGCTTGAAACTTTCTATTTGCAGATGGATGTGGCGGGCATTGACCGCGCGGTGTTGCTGCCGATTGATTGCGAGAGGGCCCGGGGTGATGCCGTCAGCTCAAACGAGCAGGTGGCGGAACTATGTGCGGTCAGCGGCCGCTTCATCGGCTTTGCCAGCGTGGATCCGCTGAAGACGGGTGCGGCAAAAGAACTGGAACACGCCGTTAGAAAAATGGGTCTGAAGGGGCTGAAGCTCGACGCCGCTCTCCAGGACTTCGAATTGCGTGACAGCAAAGTCTACGAGCTTTACGAAGTAGCATTGGGATTGAATATTCCGGTGCTAATCCACACTGGCATGAGCTGGGCGCCCTCCACGCTGATTGAGCGCGGGCATCCTATGCTGCTGGAAGAAGCCATTGCGCGCTTTAAGAAGCTCAATTTTGTGCTGGCGCATTGGGGCTGGCCCTGGGTGTGGGAAGCCACCGCCCTGGCGCTGAAGTATCCCAACGTTTATCTCGACACTTCGTGCCTCTACTACGACAGCCCGAAGGAGTTTTACCAGTTTGTCTTCTCGAAGCAGATCCCGACCACCGTGCTGGAGCGCAGCCTGCGCAACCGGATGGTGTTCGGTTCAAACTACCCGCGGGTTGAAATCAAGAATATGGTGCACGCGCTCGGCACACTGGCGCTGACGGAAGGCTGTTTGAAGAAAGTTTTCGAAGAGAATCCCGGCCGGTTGCTGGGCCTCAAATAA